A window of Marinobacter salarius contains these coding sequences:
- a CDS encoding MFS transporter, with translation MSQSVLPVILLSHFTAALVALGMPPFFGLILTDTFAVEHTVWVGWFYIIPTVCTALAAPFWGRIADRFGRRWSLLRAQIGLAVAFVIAGLAPGVVTFAMALMVQGFLGGTFAASSAYLSTVARGQNLTQSLNWMQGSARSAMILAPILFGFFMTWVPAQRLYLYMAILPLLSALLVWKLAPPDPVSGGPRDQKHSRERVSASASWLRLRLLYFGFNFALVASFPYFIPWTQERTGSTAAMAGVLYSLPHAIYLIILVSPLRRSVFFGNPWTLPAGLTLFALSYVIQATAGTTAAILAGRLVMGLGMTTCLFALNAETARLTRTENAGQSFGALDSAGKWAGVAAGVLAGVAAGMSSQTAPLWLGAAVTLLTITLSSYRANIPAIDHHERLKEE, from the coding sequence ATGAGCCAGTCTGTTCTGCCGGTGATCCTGCTCAGCCACTTTACCGCGGCCTTGGTGGCGCTGGGGATGCCACCATTTTTTGGGCTGATCCTGACCGACACATTTGCGGTTGAACACACCGTTTGGGTGGGCTGGTTCTATATTATCCCGACGGTTTGCACGGCGTTGGCGGCGCCGTTCTGGGGAAGAATAGCGGACCGTTTCGGCCGCCGCTGGTCGCTGCTGCGGGCCCAGATTGGTCTGGCCGTGGCCTTCGTAATCGCCGGATTGGCGCCGGGCGTGGTCACCTTTGCCATGGCACTGATGGTTCAGGGCTTTCTGGGTGGAACCTTTGCCGCATCGAGCGCATACCTTTCCACCGTTGCTCGCGGTCAAAACCTGACCCAGTCACTGAACTGGATGCAGGGCTCGGCCAGGTCGGCCATGATACTGGCGCCCATCCTTTTCGGTTTCTTCATGACCTGGGTCCCAGCCCAGCGTCTGTACCTCTATATGGCCATCCTGCCTCTTCTGTCGGCACTACTGGTATGGAAACTCGCTCCCCCGGACCCGGTTTCGGGTGGGCCTCGTGACCAGAAACATTCCCGTGAAAGGGTTTCGGCATCCGCCAGTTGGCTGCGGTTGAGATTGCTTTACTTCGGTTTCAATTTCGCGCTGGTGGCCAGTTTTCCCTACTTCATTCCCTGGACCCAGGAACGAACGGGTAGTACCGCCGCTATGGCCGGAGTTCTCTACAGCCTCCCTCATGCCATCTACCTGATTATTCTGGTCAGCCCGCTGCGACGAAGCGTGTTTTTCGGTAACCCGTGGACCTTGCCCGCGGGCCTGACACTGTTCGCACTGTCCTACGTTATTCAGGCGACGGCCGGAACAACGGCCGCCATTCTCGCCGGACGATTGGTCATGGGGCTGGGCATGACGACCTGTCTTTTTGCCCTCAACGCCGAAACCGCACGTCTTACACGAACGGAAAACGCGGGCCAAAGCTTTGGCGCCCTTGACAGCGCTGGTAAATGGGCCGGTGTCGCGGCCGGTGTACTCGCGGGTGTCGCCGCGGGTATGAGCAGCCAGACTGCGCCACTCTGGCTGGGCGCTGCGGTGACCCTTCTTACCATCACCCTGAGCTCCTACCGGGCCAACATCCCCGCCATCGACCATCATGAACGCTTGAAGGAGGAATAG
- a CDS encoding IucA/IucC family protein, translating into MIRNTALSSTDPGQYLTQRLVDALIREDVAGCQSDSQAVGVDSVPGSPGTPATWLRWTLAQGILWLPVNPATFMQRWQWSGDPLIWQSADQAGSVSEVNHYEQVLACLTADEHDDSGEQLEVYADECRTAESHASFCHEEQSRWFDEIRHQGQSWKDFPRLSERLLHFDRLAAFLDHPFYPSARAKSGFDKAALAAYAPEFAPRFRLRWLAVPCPEVTAVGELPGCWPDFSEVGLDNRLADSHYLLPVHPHLWDTALSDYLSNTDIGASVIRAPTPALWVQPTLSVRTLQLEAAPEVHVKVPLTIRTLGNRNIRTVKPSTLYDGHTVQQILHEIAGKDPVLKGTFSVTDESSGLHVGDLPWLGCIVRRFCGFSDQQQIVPVASLLADSPDGRCVAQMMADEFNSGDLTEWVRQYVALTLTVHLRLWLVYGIALESNQQNSMVLLTPGRPPQLLFKDNDAPRLWPDRLCGQMPSMESKVAQLRDQRILVNNEIPLAQMFTTITLQLNLAVILEGLAARGLGSRGHWYKVLREEVISVLDQLDEEGVNTQPARKVLLEDRQLYTKYLLRAGSLESKSRTGAADINKFYGKLAPNFLGQES; encoded by the coding sequence CTTCAACAGACCCCGGGCAGTATCTGACCCAGAGGCTGGTCGATGCCCTGATCCGCGAAGACGTGGCCGGCTGCCAGAGCGATTCTCAGGCAGTTGGGGTAGACAGCGTGCCCGGCTCCCCGGGAACGCCGGCGACCTGGTTACGGTGGACGCTGGCGCAAGGCATCCTGTGGTTGCCGGTCAATCCCGCAACCTTCATGCAGCGTTGGCAGTGGAGTGGCGACCCGCTCATCTGGCAGTCCGCAGACCAGGCCGGAAGCGTGTCAGAAGTGAATCACTACGAACAGGTTTTGGCGTGCCTCACCGCGGACGAACACGATGACTCTGGGGAGCAGTTGGAGGTCTATGCCGATGAGTGCAGAACGGCGGAGTCTCACGCCTCCTTCTGCCACGAGGAGCAGTCCAGGTGGTTTGACGAAATCCGCCATCAGGGGCAAAGCTGGAAGGATTTTCCCCGGCTATCCGAACGCTTGCTCCACTTCGATCGCCTCGCGGCTTTTCTCGATCATCCGTTTTACCCCAGTGCCCGCGCCAAGAGTGGTTTTGATAAGGCGGCACTGGCGGCGTACGCGCCTGAATTTGCCCCGCGTTTCCGGTTACGGTGGCTTGCCGTCCCCTGCCCGGAAGTCACTGCGGTGGGCGAGCTCCCGGGTTGCTGGCCGGATTTCAGCGAGGTAGGACTGGATAACCGGCTTGCTGACAGCCACTACTTGTTGCCGGTGCACCCTCATCTCTGGGACACCGCGCTGAGTGACTATCTGTCGAACACAGACATCGGTGCCAGCGTCATCCGGGCGCCAACGCCTGCGCTTTGGGTTCAGCCAACATTGTCGGTACGAACCCTCCAGCTTGAGGCAGCGCCGGAGGTCCACGTGAAAGTCCCTTTGACCATTCGCACACTGGGCAACCGGAACATTCGAACGGTCAAACCGAGCACACTTTATGATGGTCATACGGTTCAGCAAATCCTGCACGAGATAGCCGGCAAGGACCCGGTCCTTAAAGGGACCTTTTCTGTAACCGACGAATCCTCAGGCCTGCACGTTGGCGATCTGCCCTGGCTGGGCTGTATTGTGCGCCGGTTTTGCGGGTTTTCCGACCAGCAGCAGATTGTGCCCGTAGCCTCCCTGTTAGCCGACAGCCCGGACGGTCGCTGCGTTGCCCAGATGATGGCGGACGAGTTCAATAGTGGCGACCTGACGGAGTGGGTGCGTCAGTACGTTGCCTTAACGCTAACGGTGCACCTGCGACTGTGGCTTGTCTACGGCATTGCACTGGAATCCAACCAGCAGAACTCCATGGTGCTGCTCACGCCGGGTCGGCCACCGCAGCTGCTTTTCAAGGACAACGACGCCCCCAGGCTGTGGCCAGACAGGCTATGCGGCCAGATGCCGTCCATGGAGTCAAAAGTCGCGCAACTCCGGGATCAACGGATCCTGGTCAATAATGAAATACCCCTGGCTCAGATGTTTACCACCATAACCCTGCAACTGAACCTGGCGGTTATCCTTGAGGGTCTGGCCGCACGGGGGCTCGGATCAAGGGGCCACTGGTATAAGGTGCTTCGTGAGGAGGTGATCAGCGTCCTCGATCAGCTTGACGAAGAGGGCGTCAATACTCAGCCAGCGCGCAAGGTGCTGCTGGAGGATCGCCAGCTTTATACCAAGTATCTTCTCAGGGCAGGCAGCCTGGAAAGCAAGTCCCGCACCGGCGCCGCTGACATCAATAAATTCTATGGCAAGCTGGCTCCAAACTTTCTCGGGCAGGAGTCATGA